A window of candidate division KSB1 bacterium contains these coding sequences:
- the mltG gene encoding endolytic transglycosylase MltG has product MSNKSALDALVRGPQSYFSVTLPEGYAARRYAGIFQKKLGLDSLNFMQLISDTNFIQKLGWEDPSLEGYLYPETYHFTYGVTEKQVIRTLVQQFRSTVPDSFWVAAEEQGMTRRDAVTLASIIEGEAMLDREMPLIASVYHNRLERDMRLQADPTIQYIIPESPRRLLNRDLKIDSPYNTYLYAGLPPGPINNPAVNAIRAAVYPAETSFLYFVADGKGGHTFSRTLTQHLNAKRKFDRIRREHRRKELNAQREE; this is encoded by the coding sequence ATGTCAAATAAATCGGCCCTGGACGCGCTGGTAAGAGGACCTCAGAGTTATTTTTCCGTGACCTTGCCCGAAGGTTACGCAGCACGGCGTTATGCGGGTATTTTCCAGAAAAAACTGGGACTGGATTCCCTGAACTTTATGCAGCTAATTTCCGATACAAATTTTATACAGAAACTGGGATGGGAGGACCCTTCCCTTGAAGGCTATTTGTATCCGGAAACCTATCATTTTACCTACGGGGTCACGGAAAAACAGGTGATCCGCACCCTGGTGCAGCAGTTTCGCAGCACGGTCCCGGATTCATTCTGGGTGGCCGCAGAGGAACAGGGTATGACCCGGCGCGATGCAGTTACGCTTGCGTCCATCATCGAAGGCGAAGCCATGCTGGACCGTGAAATGCCGCTGATTGCTTCGGTTTATCATAACCGGCTTGAGCGCGACATGCGCCTGCAGGCCGATCCCACCATTCAATACATTATCCCGGAGAGTCCGCGACGGCTTTTAAACCGTGACTTGAAAATCGATTCTCCGTACAACACTTATCTGTACGCCGGACTGCCGCCGGGCCCGATCAACAATCCGGCGGTCAACGCCATTCGTGCGGCTGTCTATCCGGCAGAGACCTCTTTTTTATATTTTGTCGCGGACGGAAAGGGCGGACATACCTTCAGCCGCACCCTGACCCAACACTTAAACGCCAAGCGCAAATTTGACCGAATTCGCAGAGAACACCGACGCAAGGAGCTGAATGCCCAACGTGAAGAATAA
- a CDS encoding CPBP family intramembrane glutamic endopeptidase, with protein sequence MIVTLPLLLIYEILALLMMRQGEAPLRNGVDMWLRHLASRFGSQPDSEHWFKWLFNLVGSQGIFVLSLLMFILVIAASYSFFRHRPVFSFKYCILIVLESGVYVWVLALAARFFATALATYLAIGSETHAVIIMSLGAGVFEELLFRAVGYGLVAALIIKSLDAKRKWPVKLMVLLASSLIFAWAHDLASLDFTNYTFLYRAVMGVLFCALYEFRGLGVAVWSHALYDLIVLMAGAN encoded by the coding sequence GTGATTGTCACGCTGCCGTTGCTGTTGATCTACGAAATCCTGGCGCTGCTGATGATGCGTCAGGGCGAAGCGCCGCTGAGAAACGGAGTGGATATGTGGCTTCGGCATCTGGCCTCGCGGTTCGGGTCGCAGCCCGATTCCGAGCATTGGTTCAAATGGCTGTTCAACCTGGTTGGATCCCAGGGAATTTTCGTTCTCAGTCTGCTGATGTTCATTCTGGTTATCGCCGCTTCCTATTCTTTTTTCCGCCACCGGCCGGTGTTCAGTTTCAAGTACTGCATTCTCATCGTCCTGGAAAGCGGGGTTTACGTCTGGGTTCTGGCGCTGGCAGCGCGTTTTTTCGCCACTGCGCTGGCAACTTATCTGGCTATCGGCAGTGAGACGCACGCCGTAATTATCATGTCCCTGGGCGCCGGTGTGTTTGAGGAACTGCTGTTCCGGGCTGTGGGATACGGGCTGGTGGCGGCGCTGATTATCAAGAGCCTGGACGCCAAACGCAAATGGCCGGTCAAGCTAATGGTGCTTTTGGCATCTTCACTGATTTTTGCCTGGGCGCATGATCTGGCTTCTCTGGATTTTACAAATTATACGTTTTTATATCGCGCAGTCATGGGCGTGCTGTTCTGTGCCCTTTATGAATTCCGCGGACTCGGCGTAGCGGTGTGGAGCCACGCATTGTATGATCTCATTGTATTAATGGCGGGAGCGAATTGA
- the polX gene encoding DNA polymerase/3'-5' exonuclease PolX: protein MKNKDTADILDRFGDVLEFLDESRFKINAYRRAARAITEMADDIEVMWNENRLGDIPGVGKALQEKISQFLETGRISQLDELLKQTPKDIFALLSIPYFGPKTAALAYQQLGVETLDDLQKQIETGKLAELPNMGAKKVEKIKNGLERRQQANERFSIGLAWPMAEHIIDYIKENCTTDMGRIMPAGSVRRFRETVHDVDILVETDDGKSVIDTFVSMPDVTQVLAAGDTKASVLVNDKFQIDLRAIPTSSYGAALQYFTGSQAHNVRLRERAKKAGYKISEYGIYNGDEQIGGKDEAELYEALNIDWVPPELREDRGEIEAAEQGDLPELLTLNDIRGDMHVHSHYSDGHNTCKEMAVAAVELGYEYLVFCDHSQSSTYANGLSEERLQQQIKEVRALNAELDSIEILSGIELNIHPDGKLDFPDSVLKQLDFVVASVHSGFERDATERTIAAMNNPFVDVIGHPTGRLITRRDPLTIDMERVISAAAETGTALEINANWDRLDLKDIHARQAVRANVKLCINTDSHDTGSLYMMVLGVGTARRGWVSRYDVLNTMPLTDLRSRQKRNRM from the coding sequence ATGAAAAACAAAGACACAGCAGACATACTGGACCGGTTTGGCGACGTTCTCGAGTTTCTCGACGAGTCGCGGTTCAAAATCAATGCCTACCGGCGTGCAGCGCGGGCGATTACCGAGATGGCGGATGATATCGAGGTCATGTGGAACGAAAATCGTCTGGGCGATATCCCGGGCGTGGGCAAGGCGCTGCAGGAAAAAATCTCCCAGTTTCTCGAAACAGGACGCATCAGTCAGCTGGACGAACTGCTTAAACAGACGCCGAAAGATATTTTTGCTCTGCTGTCTATTCCGTATTTCGGTCCCAAAACCGCGGCACTGGCCTACCAACAGCTCGGGGTCGAAACCCTGGACGATCTGCAGAAACAGATTGAAACCGGCAAATTAGCCGAACTGCCCAATATGGGCGCCAAAAAAGTCGAAAAGATCAAAAACGGACTGGAACGCCGCCAGCAGGCGAACGAGCGCTTTTCCATCGGTCTGGCCTGGCCCATGGCGGAACATATCATTGATTATATCAAAGAGAATTGCACAACTGACATGGGACGCATCATGCCGGCCGGATCGGTGCGCCGGTTCCGCGAGACGGTGCATGATGTGGATATTCTGGTCGAGACCGACGACGGAAAATCCGTGATCGATACGTTTGTTTCCATGCCGGATGTGACACAGGTGCTGGCGGCCGGCGATACCAAGGCCAGTGTGCTCGTTAATGACAAGTTTCAGATCGATCTGCGCGCTATCCCGACGTCAAGCTACGGCGCTGCCCTGCAGTATTTCACCGGTTCCCAGGCGCACAATGTGCGACTGCGCGAGCGCGCCAAAAAAGCCGGATACAAGATCAGCGAATACGGCATCTACAACGGCGACGAACAGATCGGCGGAAAGGACGAAGCCGAGTTGTACGAGGCATTGAATATCGACTGGGTGCCGCCCGAACTGCGCGAGGACCGCGGCGAGATCGAAGCTGCAGAGCAGGGAGATCTGCCGGAACTGCTCACTTTGAACGATATTCGCGGCGATATGCACGTACACAGCCATTATTCGGACGGACACAACACCTGCAAAGAAATGGCGGTCGCAGCGGTCGAGCTCGGTTACGAGTACCTGGTGTTCTGCGACCATTCGCAGAGTTCCACCTATGCCAATGGATTGTCCGAGGAACGCCTGCAGCAGCAGATCAAAGAGGTGCGTGCTTTGAATGCCGAACTGGACAGCATTGAGATACTGTCCGGCATTGAACTGAATATTCATCCGGACGGTAAACTGGATTTCCCGGATTCGGTGCTAAAGCAGCTTGACTTTGTCGTGGCCTCGGTGCATTCCGGATTCGAACGCGACGCCACGGAACGCACGATTGCGGCTATGAACAATCCGTTTGTAGATGTGATCGGACATCCTACGGGACGGCTGATCACCCGGCGCGATCCCCTGACGATTGATATGGAGCGTGTAATCAGCGCGGCCGCCGAGACCGGGACAGCGCTGGAAATCAATGCCAACTGGGACCGGCTGGACCTCAAGGATATTCACGCGCGTCAGGCGGTTCGGGCCAACGTGAAATTGTGCATCAATACCGATTCACATGATACCGGCAGTCTGTACATGATGGTTCTGGGTGTGGGCACAGCGCGCCGCGGCTGGGTATCCAGGTATGATGTTTTGAATACGATGCCGCTGACTGATCTGCGCAGCCGGCAGAAACGCAACCGGATGTAA